A window from Fragaria vesca subsp. vesca linkage group LG5, FraVesHawaii_1.0, whole genome shotgun sequence encodes these proteins:
- the LOC101307891 gene encoding LOW QUALITY PROTEIN: DNA repair endonuclease UVH1-like (The sequence of the model RefSeq protein was modified relative to this genomic sequence to represent the inferred complete CDS: inserted 1 base in 1 codon), which yields MVQFHEHIIADLLENPPNGSGLVILSSGLSLPKLIASLLLLHTPSQGTLLVLSSSSSFKSQLLHHFHPNPISEITADLPAPHRASLYSSGRPFFIXPRILIVDLLTSRLPSSLIAGLLLPAAHSLSETSTEAFIVRIFRSLNTTAFVRAFSDKPHAMVSGFAKAERTLKCLFLRKLHLWPRFHVGVSAELESHAPEVVDIRVPMTKHMLGIQKAIIEVMDACLKEMRKTNKVDVEDLTVENESSYKIFEYAKKRVYRFVTSSGVNVSEQSKSSKGKKRKLKGDDDKEQDVGGTSTTSVVLDEVLEEAPKWKVLREVLEEIEEERQKHASSREDHLVEDNVEGSDIILVACKDERSCMQLEDLINNGPQKVMREEWENYLLGKGELRDLHTRFKKKPKKAKGFGILDGVVHTTAPQSTEASSINKQEHDALLAAASAINNRAKKEDAIGDDPQRIVSGRGHGKGKGKEVPAKSPLNAEASGVDKQEPASGSEGDPVGEGFLRKHTEQLHSTALKIAKPLPPVHFYALESGQPILDILRPSTIVVYHPDMTFVREIEVYKAENPSKKLKVYFLFYEDSSEGQKFEASIRRENGAFESLIRQKSLMMIPVDQDGNCMGSSSSLEPEVSSQNSITRKAGGRREVEKQMQVIVDMREFMSSLPNVLHQKGMRIIPVTLEVGDYILSPLICVERKSIQDLFMSFTSGRLYNQVETMVRYYRIPVLLIEFSQDKSFSFQSASDIGDDVTPNSIISKLSLLVLHFPRLRIIWSRSLHATAEIFATLKANQDEPDETKATRVGVPSEDGIIEDDVRAENYNTSAVEFLRRLPGVTDSNYRSIMDGCKSLAELALMPVERLAELMGGHKAARTLREFLDAKYPTLL from the exons ATGGTCCAATTTCACGAGCACATAATCGCCGACCTCCTCGAAAACCCACCCAACGGCTCCGGCCTGGTGATCCTCTCCTCCGGCCTCTCCCTTCCCAAACTCATCGCCTCCCTTCTCCTCCTCCACACTCCCTCCCAAGGCACCCTCCTCGTCCTCTCCTCCTCCTCCTCCTTCAAATCCCAACTCCTCCACCACTTCCACCCCAACCCCATCTCCGAAATCACCGCCGACCTCCCCGCCCCCCACCGCGCCTCCCTCTACTCCTCCGGCCGCCCCTTCTTCA ACCCCCGCATCCTCATCGTCGATCTCCTCACCTCCCGCCTCCCCTCCTCCCTCATCGCCGGCCTCCTCCTCCCCGCCGCCCACTCCCTCTCCGAAACCTCCACCGAGGCCTTCATCGTCCGCATCTTCCGCTCCCTCAACACCACCGCCTTCGTCCGCGCCTTCTCCGACAAGCCCCACGCCATGGTCTCCGGCTTCGCCAAGGCCGAGCGGACCTTGAAGTGCCTCTTCCTCAGGAAGCTCCATCTCTGGCCGAGGTTCCACGTGGGAGTCTCCGCCGAGCTGGAGAGCCACGCGCCGGAGGTGGTGGATATTAGGGTTCCGATGACGAAGCACATGCTGGGGATCCAGAAGGCTATTATTGAGGTCATGGATGCTTGCTTGAAGGAGATGAGGAAGACGAACAAAGTCGATGTGGAGGATCTGACGGTGGAGAAT GAGTCGAGTTATAAGATATTTGAGTATGCAAAGAAAAGGGTTTATCGTTTTGTGACATCCAGTGGGGTGAATGTGAGTGAGCAGAGTAAGAGTTCGAAAGGCAAGAAGAGGAAACTGAAGGGGGATGATGATAAAGAGCAAG ATGTTGGTGGCACTTCAACGACCAGTGTAGTTCTGGATGAAGTTTTAGAGGAGGCACCAAAGTGGAAGGTCTTACGT GAGGTTCTAGAAGAAATAGAAGAAGAAAGACAAAAACATGCTTCATCAAGAGAAGATCATCTGGTTGAAGATAATGTAGAAGGTAGTGACATTATTCTAGTGGCATGTAAAGATGAACGATCATGCATGCAGCTTGAGGATCTCATCAATAATGGTCCACAAAAG GTAATGCGGGAAGAATGGGAAAATTACTTGTTGGGCAAGGGAGAACTGCGTGACTTGCATACACGTTTTAAAAAGAAACCAAAGAAAGCCAAAGGTTTTGGGATTCTTGATGGAGTTGTTCATACGACTGCCCCCCAGAGTACAGAAGCTAGCAGCATAAACAAGCAGGAACATGATGCTCTTTTGGCTGCAGCATCTGCGATTAATAATCGAGCTAAAAAAGAAGATGCTATTGGAGATGATCCCCAGCGTATTGTCAGTGGCCGAGGACATGGAAAGGGAAAGGGAAAAGAGGTTCCAGCGAAGTCTCCACTGAATGCAGAAGCTAGCGGTGTAGACAAGCAGGAACCTGCCTCTGGATCAGAA GGTGACCCTGTAGGTGAAGGGTTTTTGAGGAAGCATACTGAACAGCTTCATTCTACCGCATTGAAAATTGCTAAGCCACTACCTCCAGTGCACTTTTATGCTCTTGAAAGTGGTCAACCTATACTTGACATTTTGAGACCCTCTACTATTGTTGTTTACCACCCAGATATGACTTTTGTCAGGGAAATTGAAGTCTATAAAGCTGAGAATCCCTCAAAGAAGTTGAAAGTATATTTTCTTTTCTATGAAGATTCTTCTGAGGGTCAAAAGTTTGAGGCAAGCATTAGAAGGGAAAATGGAGCCTTTGAATCTTTGATTAGGCAGAAGTCACTGATGATGATACCAGTTGATCAG GATGGAAACTGCATGGGATCAAGTTCTTCTCTAGAACCTGAGGTGTCATCCCAAAACTCCATAACTAGAAAAGCGGGGGGAAGACGGGAGGTTGAGAAACAAATGCAG GTCATAGTGGACATGAGGGAGTTCATGAGCAGCCTTCCAAATGTTCTCCACCAGAAGGGCATGCGCATAATACCTGTGACCTTGGAAGTTGGAGATTATATCCTTTCTCCATTAATATGTGTGGAGAGAAAGAGTATTCAAGATCTTTTTATGAGCTTCACATCAGGCCGTCTTTATAACCAAGTAGAAACTATGGTGCGGTACTATAGAATACCTGTCCTCCTGATTGAATTTTCACAAGACAAAAGCTTCTCATTTCAG TCTGCAAGTGATATTGGGGATGATGTCACACCAAATAGTATTATTTCTAAGCTGTCGTTGCTTGTTCTACATTTCCCTCGTCTACGAATCATCTGGTCTCGCAGTCTGCATGCTACTGCTGAAATCTTTGCTACTCTCAAGGCAAATCAGGATGAACCTGACGAGACAAAAGCAACTAGAGTTGGTGTACCCTCTGAAGATGGGATCATAGAAGATGACGTGAG GGCTGAAAATTACAATACATCTGCCGTGGAGTTCTTGAGACGACTCCCAGGTGTGACAGATTCGAATTACAGGTCAATAATGGATGGTTGCAAGAGTTTGGCAGAACTTGCTCTGATGCCAGTGGAGAGGCTAGCCGAATTAATGGGTGGTCATAAAGCAGCTCGGACGTTGAGAGAGTTCCTTGATGCCAAGTATCCAACCCTGTTATAA
- the LOC101308181 gene encoding phospho-2-dehydro-3-deoxyheptonate aldolase 2, chloroplastic-like, translating into MSLTAAAASPNLTAPNPFLSRTTLFKPSQLLTLPRTSRTLISAVSSTISSSDWAVDSWKSKTAHQLPVYPDPDELRSVLTTLETFPPIVFAGEARRLETLLGKAAQGEAFLLQGGDCAESFKEFNANNIRDTFRVFLQMAITLIYGAQMPVIKVGRMAGQFAKPRSDNFETRDGVKLPSYRGDNINGDAFDEKSRIPDPQRLLRAYLQSVGTLNLLRAFATGGYAAMQRVSDWNLDFVEHSEQADRYMELAQRVDEAIGFLSAAGVTQNNPIMNTIEFWISHECLHLPYEQALTREDSTSGLYYDCSAHMLWVGERTRQLDGAHIEFLRGVSNPLGIKVSDKMDPTELVRLCEILNPHNKPGRLTIITRMGADNMRVKLPHLIRAVRQAGLIVTWVSDPMHGNTIKAPCGLKTRPFDSIRAELRAFFDVHDQEGSYPGGVHLEMTGQNVTECIGGSKTVTVNDLNSRYHTHCDPRLNASQSLELAFLIADRLRKDRLKRSSRTDSQMSGSASV; encoded by the exons ATGTCTCTGACAGCCGCCGCCGCCTCTCCTAATCTCACCGCCCCAAACCCCTTCCTCTCCCGTACCACCCTTTTCAAGCCTTCCCAACTCCTCACCCTCCCCAGAACTTCCAGAACATTAATCTCCGCTGTCTCCTCAACAATCTCCTCCTCCGACTGGGCCGTGGACTCATGGAAATCCAAGACGGCCCATCAGCTCCCGGTTTACCCCGACCCGGACGAGCTCCGGTCCGTGTTGACCACCCTGGAGACGTTCCCGCCAATTGTGTTTGCTGGAGAGGCCAGGCGGCTGGAGACCTTGCTGGGCAAGGCGGCTCAGGGTGAGGCCTTTTTGCTTCAGGGTGGGGATTGCGCTGAGAGCTTCAAGGAGTTTAATGCTAATAATATTAGGGATACCTTCAGAGTGTTCTTGCAGATGGCCATCACTTTGATTTATGGGGCCCAAATGCCAGTCATCAAG GTTGGGAGAATGGCAGGTCAATTTGCAAAGCCTAGGTCTGATAATTTTGAGACTAGAGATGGCGTGAAGCTCCCAAGTTATCGCGGAGACAATATCAATGGTGATGCTTTTGATGAGAAATCAAGAATACCAGACCCACAAAGGTTACTTAGAGCATATCTACAATCTGTTGGTACACTGAATCTCCTCAGAGCTTTTGCCACTGGTGGTTATGCTGCAATGCAGAGAGTCTCAGATTGGAATCTTGACTTCGTGGAGCATAGTGAGCAAGCAGACAG GTACATGGAACTTGCACAGCGAGTGGATGAAGCTATTGGATTCCTTAGTGCTGCTGGGGTTACTCAGAACAATCCAATCATGAATACAATTGAGTTTTGGATATCTCATGAATGCCTCCATTTACCATATGAGCAGGCCTTGACTAGGGAGGATTCAACATCTGGCCTATACTATGATTGTTCTGCCCACATGCTTTGGGTAGGGGAGAGGACTCGACAATTGGATGGTGCACATATTGAATTCCTTCGTGGTGTATCCAATCCTCTTGGCATTAAG GTGAGTGATAAGATGGACCCAACTGAGCTTGTGAGACTATGTGAGATTCTTAACCCTCATAACAAACCTGGTAGACTGACAATAATTACCAGGATGGGAGCAGATAACATGCGGGTAAAGCTCCCCCATTTGATAAGAGCTGTCCGCCAGGCAGGGCTTATCGTTACATGGGTCAGTGACCCCATGCATGGGAACACAATAAAGGCTCCGTGTGGGCTGAAGACACGGCCATTTGATTCAATCAGG GCTGAATTGAGGGCTTTCTTCGATGTCCATGACCAAGAGGGGAGCTATCCTGGAGGAGTGCATCTGGAAATGACTGGGCAGAATGTAACTGAGTGCATCGGAGGGTCAAAGACTGTGACTGTAAATGACTTGAACTCCCGATACCACACACATTGTGACCCCAGACTGAACGCATCGCAGTCACTTGAGTTGGCCTTTCTAATAGCAGATAGGTTGAGGAAAGACAGGTTGAAAAGATCATCTAGGACTGATTCTCAGATGAGTGGCAGTGCTTCAGTGTAA
- the LOC101308467 gene encoding uncharacterized protein LOC101308467 — protein sequence MSSPTAAPPRKFPPPCWTDDEAQALISVFKQKWTSLNRTNLKSHDWDDVAASLAAQFPLVSPSKTAVQCHNKIEKLRKRFRSEKLRASTRPGRFSPWALYPFMEDLESHNHPSAKPDAGSGFLAALDEFVGLGDDAHFPVKSLGNRNLGTYVTPKSHEEEEFNPKRKVKLASGSGVLRSSNVKEVDPVGAIVSSIRLLGEKYMEVEKRKMEMAREIVMMQMDMEMKQTQAVMESQQQMVNVCVSALLDSKKKKRKIKAVPTDS from the coding sequence ATGTCCTCCCCCACCGCCGCCCCACCCCGCAAGTTCCCCCCGCCGTGCTGGACCGACGACGAGGCCCAAGCCCTCATCTCCGTCTTCAAACAGAAATGGACCTCCCTGAACCGCACCAACCTCAAATCCCACGACTGGGATGACGTCGCCGCCTCCCTCGCCGCCCAGTTCCCCCTCGTCTCCCCCTCCAAGACCGCCGTCCAGTGCCACAACAAGATCGAGAAGCTCCGCAAACGCTTCCGCTCCGAGAAGCTCCGCGCCTCCACCCGACCCGGCCGCTTCTCCCCTTGGGCCCTCTACCCCTTCATGGAGGACCTCGAGTCCCACAACCACCCCTCCGCTAAACCTGACGCCGGCTCCGGCTTCTTAGCTGCTCTCGATGAGTTTGTTGGTCTAGGTGATGATGCGCATTTCCCGGTGAAGTCGTTAGGCAATAGGAACTTGGGCACTTACGTCACACCGAAGAGTCATGAGGAGGAGGAGTTTAATCCTAAGAGGAAGGTGAAATTGGCGAGTGGTTCTGGTGTGTTGAGGAGTAGTAATGTTAAGGAGGTTGATCCGGTTGGGGCGATTGTTTCGTCGATTCGGTTGCTGGGGGAGAAGTATATGGAGGTGGAGAAGAGGAAGATGGAGATGGCTAGGGAGATTGTGATGATGCAGATGGACATGGAAATGAAGCAGACTCAGGCGGTTATGGAGTCGCAGCAACAGATGGTCAATGTTTGTGTGAGTGCATTGTTGGACAGCAAGAAGAAGAAGAGGAAGATCAAGGCTGTGCCAACTGATTCCTAG
- the LOC101309056 gene encoding protein SRG1-like, with amino-acid sequence MAAVVADQALDNSNVSSIKSLADSQALNSVPSAYAFNINPNDEADPNDPEFAIPIVDMSLLTSGSPDERAKIIRDLVKICEEWGFFIAINHGVPESLMKGMIDACHGFFSLPDEEKKEFKSGNDVLEMFKYGTSYNLALDKVLLWRDFFKVRTHPEFFSLYKPASFSETSLEFSRRSREVALEITRAISESLGLEPDYIYNTMNMDRGLQLLAGNYYPPCPQPEHAIGIPHHTDHGLVTLLIQNEMNGLQVEHNGKWLTVNGPKNGFFVNLADQMQILTNGKYKSVMHRATVNNKATRISIAIPHGPSVDTIIAPAPELCEREGQAPKYLAMNYKEYIQLQQSGKNYMKSTFDHIRA; translated from the exons ATGGCTGCAGTAGTTGCTGATCAAGCCCTGGATAACTCAAATGTCTCGAGCATCAAATCACTAGCTGACTCACAAGCTCTCAACTCTGTGCCTTCTGCATATGCCTTCAACATCAACCCCAACGATGAAGCCGATCCTAATGACCCTGAGTTTGCTATTCCCATTGTCGATATGTCTCTTCTCACCTCTGGTTCTCCCGACGAGCGCGCGAAAATCATCCGCGATCTTGTCAAAATTTGTGAAGAATGGGGCTTCTTCATC GCAATTAACCATGGAGTACCAGAGAGCTTAATGAAGGGGATGATCGACGCATGTCATGGATTTTTCAGTCTTCCAGACGAGGAGAAGAAGGAATTCAAATCAGGAAATGATGTGCTTGAGATGTTCAAGTATGGAACAAGCTATAATCTAGCATTGGACAAAGTACTTTTATGGAGGGACTTCTTCAAGGTCCGAACACATCCCGAGTTCTTCTCCCTCTACAAACCGGCAAGCTTCAG TGAGACATCGCTGGAGTTTAGCAGAAGAAGTCGAGAAGTAGCCTTGGAAATAACAAGAGCAATATCGGAAAGTTTGGGGTTGGAGCCGGACTACATATACAACACAATGAACATGGATCGCGGCCTACAACTGCTAGCGGGGAACTACTACCCTCCTTGTCCTCAGCCTGAACATGCCATTGGTATACCCCATCATACCGATCATGGTTTAGTCACACTCCTCATCCAGAATGAGATGAATGGTCTCCAAGTTGAGCACAATGGAAAATGGCTCACTGTCAATGGCCCTAAGAATGGCTTCTTTGTTAACCTTGCAGACCAAATGCAG ATTCTTACAAACGGTAAGTACAAGAGTGTGATGCATCGCGCCACCGTGAACAACAAAGCTACGAGGATATCAATAGCCATACCACATGGACCATCCGTAGACACGATCATAGCACCAGCGCCAGAGTTGTGTGAAAGAGAAGGCCAAGCACCAAAGTACCTTGCAATGAACTACAAGGAATACATCCAACTTCAGCAAAGTGGCAAGAACTACATGAAGTCCACATTTGATCACATCCGGGCCTAG
- the LOC101308768 gene encoding protein SRG1-like, producing MAAVAQALENSNVSSIKSLADSQALNSVPSAYAFNINPNDEADPNDPEFAIPIVDMSLLTSGSPAQRAQIVHDLVKICQEWGFFIAINHGVPESLMKAMIDACHGFFSLPDEEKKEFKSGNDVLEMFKYGTSYNLALDKVLLWRDFFKVRTHPEFYSLYKPASFSEVSLEFSQRSREVALEITRAISESLGLEPDYIYNKMNMNRGLQMLAGNYYPPCPEPEHAIGIPHHTDHGLVTLLIQNEMNGLQVEHNGKWLTVNGPKNGFFVNLADQMQILTNGKYKSVMHRATVNNKATRISIAIPHGPSVDTIIAPAAELCEREGQAPKYLAMNYKEYIQLQQSGKNYMKSTFDHIRT from the exons ATGGCTGCAGTTGCTCAAGCGTTGGAGAACTCAAATGTCTCGAGCATCAAATCACTAGCTGACTCACAAGCTCTCAACTCTGTGCCTTCTGCATATGCCTTCAACATTAACCCCAATGATGAAGCTGATCCTAATGACCCTGAGTTTGCCATTCCCATTGTTGATATGTCTCTTCTCACTTCTGGTTCCCCTGCTCAGCGCGCCCAAATCGTCCACGATCTTGTCAAAATTTGTCAAGAATGGGGCTTCTTCATC GCAATTAACCACGGAGTACCAGAGAGTCTGATGAAGGCGATGATTGACGCATGCCATGGATTTTTCAGTCTTCCGGATGAGGAGAAGAAGGAGTTTAAATCAGGAAATGATGTTCTTGAGATGTTCAAGTATGGAACAAGCTATAATCTAGCATTGGACAAAGTACTTTTATGGAGGGACTTCTTCAAGGTCCGAACACATCCTGAGTTTTACTCTCTCTACAAGCCAGCTAGCTTCAG TGAGGTTTCGCTGGAGTTTAGCCAAAGAAGCAGAGAAGTAGCACTGGAAATAACAAGAGCAATATCAGAAAGCTTGGGGTTGGAGCCGGACTACATATATAACAAAATGAACATGAATCGCGGCCTACAAATGCTAGCAGGGAACTACTACCCACCTTGCCCTGAGCCTGAGCATGCCATCGGTATACCCCATCATACCGATCATGGTTTAGTCACACTCCTCATCCAGAATGAGATGAATGGTCTCCAAGTTGAGCACAATGGAAAATGGCTCACAGTCAATGGCCCTAAGAATGGTTTTTTTGTTAACCTTGCAGACCAAATGCAG ATCCTTACAAACGGTAAGTACAAGAGTGTGATGCATCGCGCCACCGTGAACAACAAAGCTACGAGGATATCAATAGCCATACCACATGGACCATCCGTAGACACGATCATCGCACCAGCAGCAGAGTTGTGTGAAAGAGAAGGCCAAGCACCAAAGTACCTTGCAATGAACTACAAGGAATACATCCAACTTCAGCAAAGCGGCAAGAACTACATGAAGTCCACATTTGATCACATCCGAACTTAG